From the genome of Acidimicrobiales bacterium:
CGGCCGGACCGAGGTCTCCGCCCGCCTGGTCGTCGTGGCCGACGGCTCCAACTCCCGGGTCGGGCGGGCCCTCGGCACCCAGCGGGACAGGGGCTGTCCCCAGGGGATGGCGATCAGGGGCTACTTCACCTCGCCCCGCCACGACGAGGAGTGGATCGAGAGCCACCTCGACGTGCGCGACGCCGGCGGCAACGTCCTACCCGGGTACGGCTGGATCTTCCCCGTGGGGGACGGCCGGGTGAACGTGGGGGTGGGGCTCCTGTCCACCTTCAGCCAGTGGAAGGAGGTCAACACCTCCCATCTCATGGACGCCTTCGTGGCCGGCGCCCCGCCGTCCTGGGAGATCCGCCCGGACACGTCCTGCGGGCCGCCCACGGGCGGGAGGCTCCCGATGGCGTTCTCGGTCGGGCCCCGGACCGGTCCGGGCTGGCTGGTGTGCGGGGACGCCGCCGGCGCCATCAACCCGTTCAACGGGGAGGGGATCGCCTACGCCTACGAGACGGGCCGGATGGCGGCCATGGCCGCCGCCGACTCGCTGGCCGGCGGGGGCCAGGAGGCGCTGGCGGACTACGAGCAGCGGCTGGAGGACAGCTACGCGCTCTATTACAAGGTGGCCCAGGCGTTCGTGCGGATCATCGGGCGGCCCCGGCTGATGCGGGTGATGGTCGACACGGGCCAGCACAGCCGGACGCTGATGGAGTGGGTGCTGCGGATCATGTCCAACCTGCTCCGCCCCGACGAGATCGGGCCGGCCGAGGCGGCCTACCGGGCCGTGGCCGCTCTCCTGAGATAGCGCCGGCGGGTTGGGGCCCCGCCGGCAGCTGCGGGCGAGGTCCCTAGGACCCGGGTGCCCGCAGCGAAAGCGCAGCCTTGTAGGCGGCCTCGGCGGTCTGTTCCAGCTCCTCGTCCCCGTGGGCCAGGCCCGGGAACAGGACCTCATAGGCGCCGGGAGCCATGGCCACCCCCTGGTCGAGCAGGCCGTGGAAGAAGGGGGCGTACCTGCCGTTCCCGGCCGCCGCCCGGGCCCCGTCGTAGTCGACGACGGTGTCCCCGGACAGGAAGACCCCGACCATCGTCTCCCAGACCGGGACCTGCGCCGCCACTCCCGCCCCGCTGAGAGCGTCCCCGAGCAGGGCCCCGAGCCGGGACGCGGTCGCGGCCAGGGCCTGGTAGGCGCCGGCGCCGAGGAGGCCGAGCACGGCCAGCCCGGCGGCGGTGGCGACGGGATTCCCGGCCAGGGTGCCGGCCTGGTAGACGGGGCCCAGGGGGGCCAGGGTGGCGAGAAGGTCGCTCCTGCCCCCGAAGGCGGCCAGGGGGAGGCCGCCGCCGATCACCTTGCCGAACATCCACAGGTCGGGGGTGACGCCGGTGATGCCGGTGGCGCCGGCCGGGCCGACCCGGAATCCGGTGATCACCTCGTCGAAGACCAGCAGCGCCCCGGCCCGGTCGCACGCCGCCCGCAGCCCCTCGAGGAAACCGGGCGCGGGGGGGACCAGGCCCATGTTGGCGGCCACCGGCTCGACGATCACGCACGCCACGTCGGGGCCGATCTCGGGGACCCGGTTGTAGGGCACGACCACGGTGTCGGCCACCGCCGCCGGCGGGACCCCGGCCGAGTCGGGCAGGCCGAGGGTCGCCACCCCGGTGCCCGCTGCGGCCAGGAGGGCGTCGGAGTGGCCGTGGTAGCAGCCGGCGAACTTGACGACCCGGGTGCGCCCGGTCGCGCCCCGGGCCAGGCGCACCACGCTCATGCCCGCCTCGGTGCCGCTCGAGACCAAGCGGACCATCTCGCAGCCGGGGACCCGC
Proteins encoded in this window:
- a CDS encoding glutamate-1-semialdehyde 2,1-aminomutase, translated to MTNDELFERARRVIPGGVNSPVRAFRAVGGTPYFVARARGPHVWDEEGRRYVDWVQSYGATILGHAHPAVVEAVSRAAADGTTYGAPTRREVELAEAIAGRVPGCEMVRLVSSGTEAGMSVVRLARGATGRTRVVKFAGCYHGHSDALLAAAGTGVATLGLPDSAGVPPAAVADTVVVPYNRVPEIGPDVACVIVEPVAANMGLVPPAPGFLEGLRAACDRAGALLVFDEVITGFRVGPAGATGITGVTPDLWMFGKVIGGGLPLAAFGGRSDLLATLAPLGPVYQAGTLAGNPVATAAGLAVLGLLGAGAYQALAATASRLGALLGDALSGAGVAAQVPVWETMVGVFLSGDTVVDYDGARAAAGNGRYAPFFHGLLDQGVAMAPGAYEVLFPGLAHGDEELEQTAEAAYKAALSLRAPGS